CACCATCCCGGGCAGCCCGAAGATGATCTTGAATCCCAGATTGTTCTCGACGAAGCCCAGCGCCCCCGAAGACCCCCACAGTGCGATCAGGGCGACCCCGACGATGATCGGCGAGACCGCAAACGGCAGATCCAGGATCGCCTGAAGGATTGATCGACCACGGAATTTGTTGCGTACCAGAAGGATCGACGTCGAAACGCCGAACAAGGCGTTCAGCGGCACTACGATGACCACCAGTAGCAGTGACAGTTTCAGCGCCGACACGGCCGCAGGGGTGCTGATCCAGGCCCAAAAGTGGGCCAACCCGTGCTCAAACGTTCGGTACAGAATCACCGACACCGGGGCGATCAGCATGACACCGATATAGGTCAACACGGTGAAGCGCAGAAGGTGACGCTTCTCCATCCGCGCCGTCACTCGGCCTCCTCCTCGCGCTTGGCCGCACGCCCACCCACGGTCCGCAGCAGCACCAGTACCGCGAATGAGATCGCCAACAACACGATCGAAATTGCTGCCGCGCTCGTGTGGTCGTCGTTCTCGACCAGCGAGCGAATCCACTGCGACGACACCTCGGTCTTGCCCGGCACGGCACCGCCAATCGTCACGACCGAGCCGAATTCGGCTACGCACCGCGAAAACGCAAGTCCGGCACCGGTCAACAACGCCGGCTGCAGCGACGGCAACACCACCGTCTTGAAGGTGACCAGGCGCGTCGCGCCGAGGGCCGCAGCCGCTTCCTCGACGTCGCGGTCGATCTCCATCAACACCGGCTGGACGGCACGGACCACCAATGGCAACGTGACGAAGGCCAGTGCCATCGCGACCCCGGGCGGGGTGTGCTGCAGGTGAATGCCGATCGGACTGGAGTTGCCGTAGAGGGCGAGCATCACCAAGCTGGTGACGATTGTCGGCAGCGCGAACGGCAGATCGATCAGCGCATCGATCACGCCCTTTCCGATGAAATCGTCGCGCACCAATACCCAGGCGGTCGCCAAGCCGAACACCACGTCGAGCACGGTGACCAGGACCGAGATCGTCAATGTCACGCGGAACGATTCGACTGCCGCGTGCGAGGTGACGGCCAGCCGGAAGCCGTTCCAGCCCCTCCCGCCGGCCTGCCACGCGATGGCGACCAACGGCAGCAGCACGATCACCGACAGCCACAGCGTGGTCACGCCGATGCGCAGCGGCGTGATGACGGACCGGCTCGGGGCGGCGGGCGCAGCGGCGGCGTCCACCACCTCCGTGCCGGGGTCGACACGCTGCGCCGGGTCGAGGGGAGTCGCGACTGTCATCGGCCGGATCCGAAAGAAGAATGCATGCTGGCCTTCCAATGCCCGAGATGTTCGGCACCGGTCACCGAAAGTGACTACCGAGAATTAGCAAGTGGCGGGGGAGTCAGCGACAACAGTGCACAAAGCCCGCGAAGCCGCTCCCGAGGGCGCCTCGGCGGCCGAACGCCCCAGCGGCGCTCTGCCCAACACGGGATGGCATCTGCATGGCGCGTAGCTTAAAGAAACCTGGACGCCGAAATCTTTGTCGTGCCGCGATAAGTTTTCCGGCCGGAATGCAACCTGTCGCACTTCAGCAGGGCCGACATCGACGCGCGCGGCAAAAAGTCAGCGTGAGGGAAATGCCGAAGGCTGTGGCTACTTCCAGTCCCAGACCGACATGTCGCCCGCCGGGTAGTTCATGCAGATGTCGGTGGTGCGGGCGGTCACGCCTTTGTTGTTGAAGAACAGCTTGGCCCAGTTGGGCCAGCGCCACGACATGGTTTCGAAAAAGGCGTTGGTGGCGGTGTCCTCGGAATATTGGCGGCGGCCGGCGTAGTCCATGGCGAAGAACCAGTGGATGCGGTCTTGGGCGCCTTGCCGGTCGGCGGCGGGTTTGTTGTTGTAGTCGATCATGTAGCGCTCGTAGTAGACCGGCGCGACGTCGCGGGCTGCGGCCATGATCTGTTCGGCCGAACAGGGGGTGCGGAGGATCCGACTGGGGATCGGGTAGTCGTCGGTAGCGTCGGCGGCAACGACACCGGCGGTGGTCACGGCGCCGAGCAGGGCTGCGGCGGCGATGCCGAGGTGGACTGCATACTTCACGCCTGGACCTCCTCGGGCTGCCGCTGGATGGGATCGGGCCACTTCGCGGGAACCGGACGCTGGCGCACCAGCTGCGGCCACCAGAACCACTTGCCCAGCAACGCCGCGATCGACGGCGTCATGAACGACCGCACGATCAAGGTGTCGAACAACAGGCCCAGGCCGATGGTCGTACCGATCTGCCCGAGGATCACCAGGGGGCTGAAGATGAAGGCTGCCATGGTCGCCGAGAACACCAGGCCGGCGGCGGTGACCACGGAACCGGTGCCACCCATCGACCGGATGATGGCGGTGTTGAGGCCCGCGTGCATCTCCTCCTTGAATCGGGATACCAACAGCAGGTTGTAGTCCGCTCCCACCGCCAGCAGCAAAATGATGGCCAGCGGCACCACGACCCAGAACAGATGAATCCCGAAGATGTACTGCCACACCAGGACTGACAGACCCACCGATGCCCCCAAGGAGAGGACGACGGTGCCGACGATCACGAAGGCGGCGACGAGGCTGCGCGTCACAATCACCATGATCAGCAGAATGAGAGCGACTGCGGCCAACGCCGAGATCAGCAGGTCGTACTTCATCCCCTCCTGGATGTCCTTGTTGGTGGAGCCGATACCCGCGACGTAGATCTTGGCGTCCGACATCGGTGTTGCCTTGAGGGCATCGAACACCGACTCCTTGATCGCGTTGATGTGCGGAATCGCCTCGGGATTGGCGGGGTTGCCCTGATGGGTCACGATCATCCGGGCCGCCTTGCCGTCGGGCGACAAGAACAGCTTGAGGCCGCGCTTGAAGTCAGGGTTGTCGAAGGCCTCCGGCGGCAAGTAGAACGTGTCATCGTTCTTGGCGTCGTCGAACGCCTTGCCCATCGCAGTGGCATTGTTCAAAGCCTCTTCGCTCTGGCTGTTGATGCCGCCGGTGGTCGCAAAATTCGACAGGGTCAGGTCGCGGTTGCGCTCCTGAATCGCGATCTGCGGTGGCAACAGGGCCACCAGCTGCGGTTGCAGGGCATCGAGGTTGTCGAGGCTGGCGGTAATGTTGCCGAACTTCTCGGACAGCTCCGAGATCCCGTCCAGCGAGTCGAACACCGACCGCAGCGCCCAACACATCGGAATGTCGAAGCAGTGCGGCTCCCAGTAGAAGTAGTTGCGCAGCGGGCGGAACTGGTCATCGAAATCGGCGAGTTTGTCGCGCAGCGCGTTCATCGTCGTGACGGTGTCGTGGAACGCCTGCGTTTGTTCGTGGGTGACTGCAGCGCTCTGCTGCTGCAGGGCGAGCTGTTGGCGGAGCACCTCGATCGTGTTGTCGATCTCGCCGGCCTGCTTCAGCAGATCGTTGGCTCGGTCTTTCTGGTAGTCGAGATTCATGATCTGGCTTGCGCTCGACGCACTGATCTGGAACGGAATGGAGCTGTGCGTGATCGGCGTTCCGAGCGGTCGCGTGATGGACTGCACCAGGGCGATTCCCGGTGTGTGGAGCACTGCCTTGGCCGCACGTTCGAGTATCAGCATGTCTGCCGGGTTGCGCATGTCGTGATCGGTCTCGATCATCACCAACTCGGGATTGATCCGCGCTTCGGTGAAGTGGCGTTCGGCGGCTTCCATTCCGACGACACCGGGTGCGCTGTCGGGGATGTAGGGCCGGTTGTCGTAGCTGGTCCGGTAACCGGGCAACGCGAACACACCGATGAGCGCAATCATGCCGGTGACCACCAGGATCGGACCGGGCCAGCGCACGATGGCGGTGCCGATCTTCCGCCAGCCCCGGGTCCGTTGAGCGACCTTGGGTTCCATCAGTCCGAACCTGGTGGCGATCAACAACACGGCGGGGCCCAGCGTCAGGGCGGCCGCCAACGTCACGAGAACACCGATGGCAGCCGGTATCCCGAGTGTCTGGAAGTAGGGGAGTCTGGTGAAGCCCATGCACGCGACGGCGCCGGCGATCGTCAGCCCGGATCCGACCATGACGTGGACGGTGCCGTGCCACATGTCGTGGTAGGCCGCGACCCGGTCCATTCCCTTGCCGCGTGCCTCTTGGTAGCGGCCTACGACGAAGATCACGTAGTCGGTGCCGGCGGCAATAGCCAACAGTGTCAACAGATTCGTCGCGTAGGTGGACAGCCCGATGACCCCGGCGTGGGCGAGCGTCGCCACGACGCCGCGGGCCGCCGCCAGTTCGATGGCCACCGTCAGCAAGACGATCGCCATGGTGACCGGTGAGCGGTAGACGAACAGCAGCATTATGCCGATGACCAGGAAGGTGATGGCCGTGACTTCGTTGGTGCCGTCGCTGCCGACCTCGAAGTTGTCGGTCACCAGTGGTGAGGCGCCGGTGACGTAGGCCTTGATGCCGGCCGGCGGTGGCGTGGCGTCGACGATCTTGCGGACGGCGTCGACGGATTCGTTCGACATCGCCTCGCCCTGGTTGCCGCGGAGGTAGATCTGGGTGAGGGCTGCTTTGCCGTCTTTGCTCTGTGAGCCGCCGGCGGTCAGCGGGTCGCCCCAGAAGTCCTGGACGTGCTCGACGTGCTCGGTGTCGGCCTGCAGCTTCTTCACCAGGCCGTCGTAGTAGGTGTGTGCCTCGGGGCCCAGCGGCTGATCGCCCTCGAGCACGATCATGGCCGCACTGTCGGAATCGAATTCTTCGAAGACCTGCCCGATGTGCCGCATCGCGAGAATGCCCGGCGCATCCGGCGCGTTCATTCCGACCGAGCGTTCCCACCCGACAACTTCCAGCTGGGGTGTCATGGCGTTCGTGACGGCAGCGATGGCGACCCAGATCAACAGGATCGGGAGGGACAGTCTCCGGATGAGCCGGGCCGGCAGGGACCCTTGGTGGGTTTCGGCAGCAGTGTCGGTGTGCTGGCCGCTCATGCGGTCTTGTCCAGGCACGCGATGTATCCGTTCACGTGGTTCGTAGACCTTTCGTCCGTGACGACGCCGTTGACGGTGATGCGGCAGCCGATGGTGTCGCCGTCACCCTGTGCGCGAAGGTCGGCGTACATCGTCGGGTCGTCGGTGGTCAGCGTCTGCGACCACGGCAGCGGGACGTTTTCGGCGCGCTGCGGCTGGGCGTTGATGTCCAGAAAGTTGATGGTGGCCACCGATCCGGGCGAACCGAACACCTCGAACAGCACCTGTTTGGGGTTGTAGCCGGTGTTCTCCAAAGCCTCTGAGCCGGGCCTCGACACCTCGTTGTTCGAGCCGAAGATGCCGCGCAGTCGGTCGACACTGAACCCGACCAGAGCGACCACCACGATCACCACGATCGCCACCCACTGGCGGCGAACCAGTTTGGTTACCGAAAACTTGTTCAAAACAAAGCCTTTCGACGCCGCGCTGACGATCTCACCGAATGTGATGCGGTGAAATTGTCACGTAGGATGAAACGGTACGGTACCGTGCTGTTAGATCGCAACTAGCTTGACATCTGGGCACATGGCTGCTCTCGCGGAACAACCGTAGTGAGCTGGTAAGGGGACGATGATTTCCGAAGACGGTGGCGACGACTCGGTGTGCCCGTGGAGCGAGCGGGAGGCCGAGCTGTTGGCGATCACGCTGGAGCTGCTGCAGGAGCATGGCTACGACCGACTCACCGTCGAAGCCGTGGCCATTAGGGCCAAGGCCAGTAAGGCCACGATGTACCGGCGTTGGTCGACGAAGGCGGACCTGGTGCTCGCAGCGTTCATCGAAGGCACTCGGGCATCGGCCAGCCCGCCGAATACCGGCTCGCTGCGTGGCGACCTGTTGGAGATCGGCCGTTGGACCTGTGGCCAAGCGCTGGAACACATGCGCACCATGCGCGCAGTGCTGAACGAGATGTCACACAGTCCGGCGTTGCAGGAGGCGATGCAGCAAAAATTCGTCCACCATCGCAACTTGGTGATGGACACCGTACTGGCCGATGCGGTCGCGCGCGGCGAGATCGAGGCCTCGGTGATCAACCAGGAGATCTACGATCTACTGCCGGGCTACCTGGTGTTCCGGGCATTGGTTTCCGATCGGCCGCCGACCGAGGAAACCGTCCGTGTCGTGGTCGATGAGGTGCTGCTGCCCAGCCTGCGGGCCAAGACCGGCGGGCAACGGCCGACCTAGTCACCGTCGGGCAGTCGGAGTTACGACGAAGCCCTGCCGCGCTCCGCCCGGTAGCGGCGCACCAGCGCGTCGGTGGAACTGTCGGTCTGGGGCGGTGGGGATGCGTCATCGGTGAGCACCGGCAGCAGTGCCTTGGCCTGCGTCTTGCCCAGCTCCACGCCCCACTGGTCGAAGGAGTCGATGCCCCACACCACACCCTCGGTGAACACCTGGTGTTCGTAGAGCGCGATCAGCTGGCCCAGCACCGACGGTGTCAGTTGGGTAGCCAGAATCGAAGTTGTCGGGCGATTGCCGGGCATGACCTTGTGCGGCACGACATCGGCGGGGGTGCCTTCGGCGGCGATCTCCTCGGCGCTCTTGCCGAACGCCAGCACCTGGGTCTGGGCGAAGAAGTTGCTCATCAGCAGGTCGTGCATGCTGCCGGTACCGTCCGCGGTGGCCAGGTCGTCGACGGGTTGGGAGAAGCCGATGAAGTCGGCCGGTATCAGCCGGGTGCCCTGGTGCAGCAGTTGGTAGAACGCGTGCTGGCCATTGGTTCCCGGCTCGCCCCAATAGATTTCACCGGTATCGGTGCTGACGGGTGTGCCGTCGGCGCGGGTCGACTTGCCGTTGGATTCCATGGTGAGCTGCTGCAGGTAAGCCGCGAAGCGGTCCAGGTCGTTGGAGTAAGGAAGCACCGCGCGGGACTGGGCGCCGAAGAAGTCGGAGTACCACAACCCGATCAGGCCCAGCAGTGCTGGCGCATTGGATTCCAAAGGCGCGGTACGGAAGTGCTCGTCGACGATATGGAAACCGGACAAGAACTCCGCGAAACGCTCCCGGCCGATGACGGCCATCACCGCTAGTCCGATCGCCGAATCCACCGAGTATCGGCCGCCGACCCAGTCCCAGAACCCGAACATGTTCGCGGTGTCGATGCCGAACTCCTCGACCAGTGCAGCGTTGGTGGAGACCGCCACGAAATGCTGGGACACCGCGGCGTCGCCCAACGCGGCGGTAAGCCAGCGTCGGGCCGCGGTGGCGTTGGTCAGCGTCTCCAGGGTCGAGAACGTCTTGGAGGCCACGATGAACAGCGTGGTGGCGGGATCCAGACCGGCGAGCTTCGCGATCAGGTCGGCCGGGTCGACATTGGAGACGAACCGTGCCGCGATGCCGGCGTCGGCGTAGTGGCGCAATGCCCGGTCCACCATCACCGGGCCCAGATCCGAGCCGCCGATACCGATATTGACCACGGTCTCGATACGTTTGCCGGTGGCACCGGTCCATTCGCCGCTGCGCAACCGGTCGGTGAAGTCACCCATCGCGTCGAGCACCGTGTGGACGTCGGCCACGACATCCTGGCCGTCGACGTGTAGATCGGCGTTGCGCGGCAGCCGCAACGCGGTGTGCAACACGGCCCGATCCTCGGAGGTGTTGATGTGCACCCCGGCGAACATCGCGTCGCGCCGATCCTCCAGGCCGGCGGCGCGGGCCAGATCGACCAGCAGGCCGACGGTCTCAGCGGTGATGCGGTGCTTGCTGTAGTCGATGTAGAGATCACCGACGGTGACGGTGAACCGTGCGCCGCGGTCGGGATCGTCGGCGAAGAACTCACGCAGGTGGGTGTCGCCGATCTGCTGGTGATGCTTGCGCAACGCGTTCCAGGCCGGGGTGGTGGAGATGTCCGGGATCTGGGAAACGGGGCTCATACCCCGACATTAGCGGCGGGTCCCCGGCGCCGGTGCGGCGCCGGACGTACAGCGGGCGCGGCGGGCTAGTGGCCGAGCCGGCCGCGGCCGAGCCGCAGCAACAACATCGCCAGGTCCTTGCCGTCCTGGCCGAGCTCGCTGTAGCGCTCGAGCACCTTCATCTCGCGGCTGTGCACCAGGCGGGTGCCGCCGGACGCCATCCGGGCCTTACCGATCTCCTGCGAGATCTCGGTGCGGCGCTTCACCGCGGCCAGAATCTCGGCGTCGAGCCGGTCGATCTCGTGGCGCAGCTCGTCAATGTCGGGCAGCTGTTGGGGTTGGGCAGACATGATCAAAACTCCAGGTTCTCGCTGTTGGTGGTTTCTGGTCCCATCGGCGATCCGGCCTCACACAACAGACGAGCCCCGGGTCGGCGAAGCGGACCGCGGGGCTTGGCGTTGCAGCTAAACCACGGGCACCGCTGACCGGTACCCGTAAAAAAATCGACGCTGCATGTCGAGCACGAACCGAGTCTGCCACTAAGGGTCGTGCCAGCGCAAAGAGTGTCGCCGGGCGGCGGTACGTTGGGTTGCGATATGACAGTGCACGCGACTCCGCAGACCGATCACCTCCTCGATGGGCTCAATCCGCAGCAGCGGCGGGCCGTGCTACACGAGGGCTCCCCGCTATTGATCGTGGCTGGAGCCGGCTCGGGCAAGACCGCGGTGCTCACCCGACGCATCGCCTATCTGCTGGCCGCCCGCGACGTCTCGGTCGGCCAGATCCTGGCGATCACCTTCACGAACAAAGCCGCCGCCGAGATGCGTGAGCGGGTGTCGAGTCTCGTCGGTCCCCGGGCCCGGGTGATGTGGGTGTCGACGTTTCACTCCACCTGCGTGCGGATCCTGCGTAATCAGGCCTCGGTAGTCCCCGGCCTGAACTCGAATTTCTCGATCTATGACGCCGACGATTCGCGCCGCCTGCTGCTGATGATCGGCCGAGACATGGGCCTGGACGTAAAGCGGCACTCGCCGCGACTGCTTGCCAATTCGATCTCCAACCTGAAGAACGAACTGATCGACCCGGACCGGGCGCTGGCCGACCTCACCGAGAGCTCCGATGACCTGAGCCGGGTGGTGGCCGCGGTCTACACCGAGTATCAGCGCCGGCTGCGGTCGGCCAACGCGCTGGACTTCGACGACCTGATCGGTGAGACGGTCGCGATTCTGCAGGCGTTCCCCGAGATCGCGCAGCACTACCGGCGCCGATTCCGGCACATCCTGGTCGACGAGTATCAGGACACCAACCATGCCCAGTACATGCTGGTGCGCGAGCTCGCCGGGCACGGCGGTTCAGCGAGGCTCGACGGGGGAGAGGCGAAGCTGGGACCGCCGAATGAACACGGCGGGCAGCCCGACGACATCCCCCCGGCGGAACTGTGCGTGGTCGGTGACGCCGATCAATCGATCTATGCCTTCCGCGGCGCCACCATCCGCAACATCGAGGATTTCGAGCGCGACTACCCCGACGCGACGACCATCCTGCTGGAACAGAACTACCGCTCCACGCAGAACATCCTCTCGGCGGCCAATGCGGTGAT
The window above is part of the Mycolicibacter sp. MU0102 genome. Proteins encoded here:
- the cysT gene encoding sulfate ABC transporter permease subunit CysT, with translation MTVATPLDPAQRVDPGTEVVDAAAAPAAPSRSVITPLRIGVTTLWLSVIVLLPLVAIAWQAGGRGWNGFRLAVTSHAAVESFRVTLTISVLVTVLDVVFGLATAWVLVRDDFIGKGVIDALIDLPFALPTIVTSLVMLALYGNSSPIGIHLQHTPPGVAMALAFVTLPLVVRAVQPVLMEIDRDVEEAAAALGATRLVTFKTVVLPSLQPALLTGAGLAFSRCVAEFGSVVTIGGAVPGKTEVSSQWIRSLVENDDHTSAAAISIVLLAISFAVLVLLRTVGGRAAKREEEAE
- a CDS encoding DUF5078 domain-containing protein, which produces MKYAVHLGIAAAALLGAVTTAGVVAADATDDYPIPSRILRTPCSAEQIMAAARDVAPVYYERYMIDYNNKPAADRQGAQDRIHWFFAMDYAGRRQYSEDTATNAFFETMSWRWPNWAKLFFNNKGVTARTTDICMNYPAGDMSVWDWK
- a CDS encoding RND family transporter, whose product is MSGQHTDTAAETHQGSLPARLIRRLSLPILLIWVAIAAVTNAMTPQLEVVGWERSVGMNAPDAPGILAMRHIGQVFEEFDSDSAAMIVLEGDQPLGPEAHTYYDGLVKKLQADTEHVEHVQDFWGDPLTAGGSQSKDGKAALTQIYLRGNQGEAMSNESVDAVRKIVDATPPPAGIKAYVTGASPLVTDNFEVGSDGTNEVTAITFLVIGIMLLFVYRSPVTMAIVLLTVAIELAAARGVVATLAHAGVIGLSTYATNLLTLLAIAAGTDYVIFVVGRYQEARGKGMDRVAAYHDMWHGTVHVMVGSGLTIAGAVACMGFTRLPYFQTLGIPAAIGVLVTLAAALTLGPAVLLIATRFGLMEPKVAQRTRGWRKIGTAIVRWPGPILVVTGMIALIGVFALPGYRTSYDNRPYIPDSAPGVVGMEAAERHFTEARINPELVMIETDHDMRNPADMLILERAAKAVLHTPGIALVQSITRPLGTPITHSSIPFQISASSASQIMNLDYQKDRANDLLKQAGEIDNTIEVLRQQLALQQQSAAVTHEQTQAFHDTVTTMNALRDKLADFDDQFRPLRNYFYWEPHCFDIPMCWALRSVFDSLDGISELSEKFGNITASLDNLDALQPQLVALLPPQIAIQERNRDLTLSNFATTGGINSQSEEALNNATAMGKAFDDAKNDDTFYLPPEAFDNPDFKRGLKLFLSPDGKAARMIVTHQGNPANPEAIPHINAIKESVFDALKATPMSDAKIYVAGIGSTNKDIQEGMKYDLLISALAAVALILLIMVIVTRSLVAAFVIVGTVVLSLGASVGLSVLVWQYIFGIHLFWVVVPLAIILLLAVGADYNLLLVSRFKEEMHAGLNTAIIRSMGGTGSVVTAAGLVFSATMAAFIFSPLVILGQIGTTIGLGLLFDTLIVRSFMTPSIAALLGKWFWWPQLVRQRPVPAKWPDPIQRQPEEVQA
- a CDS encoding MmpS family transport accessory protein, whose translation is MNKFSVTKLVRRQWVAIVVIVVVALVGFSVDRLRGIFGSNNEVSRPGSEALENTGYNPKQVLFEVFGSPGSVATINFLDINAQPQRAENVPLPWSQTLTTDDPTMYADLRAQGDGDTIGCRITVNGVVTDERSTNHVNGYIACLDKTA
- a CDS encoding TetR/AcrR family transcriptional regulator, producing MISEDGGDDSVCPWSEREAELLAITLELLQEHGYDRLTVEAVAIRAKASKATMYRRWSTKADLVLAAFIEGTRASASPPNTGSLRGDLLEIGRWTCGQALEHMRTMRAVLNEMSHSPALQEAMQQKFVHHRNLVMDTVLADAVARGEIEASVINQEIYDLLPGYLVFRALVSDRPPTEETVRVVVDEVLLPSLRAKTGGQRPT
- the pgi gene encoding glucose-6-phosphate isomerase, translating into MSPVSQIPDISTTPAWNALRKHHQQIGDTHLREFFADDPDRGARFTVTVGDLYIDYSKHRITAETVGLLVDLARAAGLEDRRDAMFAGVHINTSEDRAVLHTALRLPRNADLHVDGQDVVADVHTVLDAMGDFTDRLRSGEWTGATGKRIETVVNIGIGGSDLGPVMVDRALRHYADAGIAARFVSNVDPADLIAKLAGLDPATTLFIVASKTFSTLETLTNATAARRWLTAALGDAAVSQHFVAVSTNAALVEEFGIDTANMFGFWDWVGGRYSVDSAIGLAVMAVIGRERFAEFLSGFHIVDEHFRTAPLESNAPALLGLIGLWYSDFFGAQSRAVLPYSNDLDRFAAYLQQLTMESNGKSTRADGTPVSTDTGEIYWGEPGTNGQHAFYQLLHQGTRLIPADFIGFSQPVDDLATADGTGSMHDLLMSNFFAQTQVLAFGKSAEEIAAEGTPADVVPHKVMPGNRPTTSILATQLTPSVLGQLIALYEHQVFTEGVVWGIDSFDQWGVELGKTQAKALLPVLTDDASPPPQTDSSTDALVRRYRAERGRASS
- a CDS encoding chorismate mutase, which produces MSAQPQQLPDIDELRHEIDRLDAEILAAVKRRTEISQEIGKARMASGGTRLVHSREMKVLERYSELGQDGKDLAMLLLRLGRGRLGH